The DNA region ACGGACAAGGCATTCGAGCAGTTCGCAGCCAAAAACGGTTGGGGCCCTTCAGAGCAAATGAGTTGGCGAGTTTTGCTAAGAGGTAGATGGATTAGTTGGACCTATAACGCCAACACCTAGCCGTTTCCACTTCAACTAAATTGGTGGTCATTTTGGTGGTCTTGACAACCCAAAATTTTAGGTTTAGCTTACCAATCAGCCAGTTAATGGCAAAGGCGATCCCAGTCAGAGGAGCCAGATTTAAAAAAGCCCGCTTTTTAGCGGGCTTTTTGCTTTATATCTGGTAATCAATCGCGACGTCATCAGGCTCCATCACCTGTCGCTTAATATCCTCCACGGACAATCCCGCATTGCACAGTTCAATAAACCGCCAGACATAGTTGCGCTGGAGTTGTCCACGCTTCAATCCCAGCCAGACGGTGTTGGCGTCAAACAGATGCCGGGTATCCAGACGCGTCAGCGTCCCCTCTTCCTGTTCACCACTGGACTGCTCCGCCACCAGACCAATCCCCAGTCCCAAGGCGACATAGGTTTTAATCACATCAGAATCCTGGGCGCTGAGGACAATATCAGGCAGCAACCCTTTGCGAGCAAAGGCTTCATCAATGCGGGAACGCCCGGTGATCCCTTGTCGGTAGGTGATCAGTGGCCAGTGGGCGATCGACTCCAGCGTAACCGGCGAAACCTGGAGCAACGGATGATTGCGCGGCACTAACAAGCTATGATGCCAGCGGAACCAGGGGAATGCGACCAACAGAGGATCGTTGCTCAGACGTTCACTGGCGATACCAATATCCGCCCCGCCATTTTGCAGTAACGTCTCTATTTCCTGCGGCGTCCCCTGGATCAATTCCAGACGAACTTCCGGGAACAATTCGCGAAAAGCTTTAATCACACCCGGCAGGCTGTACCGTGCCTGCGTGTGCGTCGTGGCGATGGTTAACACGCCAGAGGTGTCATTGGTGAACAAATCCGCCAGTCGGCGTACGTTACTGGCTTCATTCAGGATGCGCTCGGCAATGACCAGTAGCGCTTTACCGGGTTCGGTCATTCCAAGCAGACGCTTGCCCCGACGGATAAAAATCTCGATCCCAAGCTCATCTTCTAACTCACGAATATGCCGGCTTACCCCTGACTGCGAGGTAAAAAGCATATTAGCGACTTCCGTCAGGTTGTAATCCTGACGGGCTGCCTCACGGATAATTTTAAGCTGCTGGAAATTCACTTGTTACTCCGGATACATCAGACATGTTGCTATTGTTAGAGTCTGATGCCCGGCATAACAAATAATAAAAACCTGCATCTTATTCCATCATGGAATAACACTTAACTGACCAACTGCAATTCGCGGCTATCCAATGCCGGATTGCTGACCAGCGACATCAGGATCTCTTTCACCGCCTGTGCCTGCGGCGACAAACTTCCTCTTGCCGACATATTCAGCGATAGCGACAGACTCATCGACGGCGAGGTGATTCGCGCCATCCAGCCATTTGCTGCACCACACAGGGAACGCGCGGCAGATTCAGGCAACACCGTCACGCCCATGCCGCTGGCAATCGCCGCG from Citrobacter amalonaticus Y19 includes:
- the cbl gene encoding HTH-type transcriptional regulator Cbl, coding for MNFQQLKIIREAARQDYNLTEVANMLFTSQSGVSRHIRELEDELGIEIFIRRGKRLLGMTEPGKALLVIAERILNEASNVRRLADLFTNDTSGVLTIATTHTQARYSLPGVIKAFRELFPEVRLELIQGTPQEIETLLQNGGADIGIASERLSNDPLLVAFPWFRWHHSLLVPRNHPLLQVSPVTLESIAHWPLITYRQGITGRSRIDEAFARKGLLPDIVLSAQDSDVIKTYVALGLGIGLVAEQSSGEQEEGTLTRLDTRHLFDANTVWLGLKRGQLQRNYVWRFIELCNAGLSVEDIKRQVMEPDDVAIDYQI